In Vicinamibacteria bacterium, the genomic window CGATCCGTCCCAGGGCGAGGAGCCTTTCCGGGTCGATGCGGTTCTACCCGACGGTTCTTCCGAGCGCCTTCTCTTCATCGAGCGCTACGAGCCGGCATGGCGCGAGAAGTACGTGCTGGAGACGCCCCTTTGGCTGCCCGCTGGATCTCGACTCGAGATCTCGCGGCCGACCGTCTGGGCCGAGTTCCTGTCGACGACCGGAGCCCGGTCCGAGCAATAACTACCTTCCGGTCGGGATCGGATGACGGAGATCGTGATCGAGCCGGCGACGGTGGCCCAAGCTGGCGCCTTGCTCCCCCTGGTGTCGCGCTTCTACGAGGAAGAGAACTATCCTTTTTATGAAGCTCACGCCCGCCGAGCGCTCGTGGGACTGCTCGAGGAGCCGTCACGCGGTCGCGTGTGGATCGTGACCGACCAAGAGCGCGTCGTCGGCTATTTCGTCATGACGCTCGGCTGGAGCCTCGAATACCTCGGCCGCGACGCTTTCGTCGACGAGCTTTACGTGCTGCCGGAATATCGAGGCCGCGGCCTGGGCAAACGCGCCCTCGCGGTGATGGATGACGCCTGCCGCGAGCTGGGCGTTCGGGCGCTCCATCTCGAGGTCGAGCGTGGCAACGAGCGCGCTCATCAGCTCTACCGCAATCTGGGCTTCGAGGATCACGAACGTTTCCTGATGACGAAGCGGATCGCTCCGTGAAGACCACGAGCCCCTTCGTCGGCGCGAGCGTTATTGGGCCTTGACCTCGTTCTCGATGGGAGGAAGCGATTTCAGGTAGACGGCGATGGCCTTCAGGTCGGACTCCTCCATGTGCCGGTAGCCCTTGTCGATGACCTCCGCCATCAGCCCCTGCGTTCCGTCGCCATCCGGCAGGAGGTTCGTCTGCAGGAACCAAACGATGTCCGTCGTCGACCAGCTGCCGATGCCGGTCTTCTCGTCGGGAGTGATGTTGGGTGCAAGCTCGCCCTCCGGTCCCTCCACCGAGCCCGCGTAACCCAGGTCCTCGTTCACCGCGCCCAGGAACGTTCGCGGGGTATGGCACTCGCCGCAGTGCGCCACCGCCTCGACGAGATAGGCGCCCCGGTTCCACTCATCGCTCCTCGCGGGAACGGGAGTGAATCTCACGGGCTCGAAGTGGAGCCCCCGCCATACACGCACGCTCGCACGGCTGTTGTACGGGAATCCGAAGTCGGGTTCCCGATTTTCCTTCCTCACGGGTGGGAGCGAGAAGAGGTAGGCTTTTAGATCGAGAAGGTCGCCGTCGGCCATCCGCGTGAACGACGTATAGGGAAACACGGGATAGTAGGGCTCTCCTTCAGGGCTCATCCCTTCCCTCATCGCTCGCAGAAAATCCTCGTCGCTCCACCCTCCGATGCCCGTTTCCCGGTCCGGAGTGATGTTCGTCCCATAGATGGTGCCGAACGGGGTCTTGATCGCCCTTCCGCCCGAGAACGAGACGTTTTCGCCCGCGGCATCCGTGTGGCATG contains:
- a CDS encoding cytochrome c; the protein is MKTTALLGLGLSISGLIVSRTPGQDPDAIRRGEYVLNASGGCACHTDAAGENVSFSGGRAIKTPFGTIYGTNITPDRETGIGGWSDEDFLRAMREGMSPEGEPYYPVFPYTSFTRMADGDLLDLKAYLFSLPPVRKENREPDFGFPYNSRASVRVWRGLHFEPVRFTPVPARSDEWNRGAYLVEAVAHCGECHTPRTFLGAVNEDLGYAGSVEGPEGELAPNITPDEKTGIGSWSTTDIVWFLQTNLLPDGDGTQGLMAEVIDKGYRHMEESDLKAIAVYLKSLPPIENEVKAQ
- a CDS encoding GNAT family N-acetyltransferase — protein: MTEIVIEPATVAQAGALLPLVSRFYEEENYPFYEAHARRALVGLLEEPSRGRVWIVTDQERVVGYFVMTLGWSLEYLGRDAFVDELYVLPEYRGRGLGKRALAVMDDACRELGVRALHLEVERGNERAHQLYRNLGFEDHERFLMTKRIAP